One part of the Haemophilus parainfluenzae genome encodes these proteins:
- a CDS encoding TonB-dependent receptor domain-containing protein yields the protein MKKANFALLPLAVFIAANTQAEEQLDVINVVSENSGAKSKTNVITTKTMERSTETELKGLLKDEPAINFGGGRGTSQWFTIRGMGQDQVDVKIDGAYTDAQLFHHQGRFMFDPSLLKRVDVQKGTGSASAGIGATSGAIVAETVSAKDLLKEGQDIGFKVNAGVSSNSGWSKGATVYSKAGPVDALISANFVTERDYKDGNGYKVKNSALGQRGLLAKLGFDVNENHRIEVSHRQERHYGVRALREEFDFAQDNNEANNAPRYRITQNDTTNLEWNGTNMGFVTNAKANVYHSMINRKEPSENSKTRLIANGANLNLESAIGQSHLVKYGLNYRDQEGKPNSLTVQNGVQMKTQKKRDVGVYTEGIWGLGAFTLTTGLRYDHFDFRAMNGKKSHKGSVNPSVGLIYEVNNDLSFNASLNYATRSPRFHEVMLSSGSTRGKTAVYSIASNIKPEKSRNAEVGFNYKLADNFSLNGSYFWQTVKDTHAFTLIRPGFYEIQNAGKLRNHGYEVGAAYKYEGLTLRAGVAYSKPELDGRTVDSTVTAIPIGRTWTTGVSYRFTQPNIEIGWKGRFVQHTSYDSTTNNRGGGATTTKRPGYGVSDFYITWKPVENINVNLALDNAFNKYYRSHSQRAGVSTLPEPGRDIRLNVNYTF from the coding sequence ATGAAGAAAGCAAATTTTGCCTTATTGCCACTTGCTGTGTTTATTGCAGCGAATACCCAAGCTGAAGAACAACTAGATGTGATTAATGTTGTTTCCGAAAATAGTGGGGCAAAAAGTAAAACCAATGTGATTACGACAAAAACAATGGAGCGTAGCACTGAGACCGAATTAAAAGGTTTATTAAAGGATGAACCAGCAATTAATTTTGGTGGCGGTCGTGGTACCTCACAATGGTTTACAATTCGTGGTATGGGACAAGATCAAGTTGATGTAAAAATTGATGGTGCTTATACCGATGCACAATTATTCCATCACCAAGGTCGTTTCATGTTTGATCCGTCTTTATTAAAACGTGTCGATGTGCAAAAAGGGACGGGTTCAGCAAGTGCTGGAATTGGAGCTACAAGCGGTGCAATTGTTGCAGAAACAGTTAGCGCAAAAGATTTGCTCAAAGAAGGACAAGATATCGGCTTCAAAGTTAATGCAGGTGTAAGTTCAAATAGTGGCTGGTCTAAAGGGGCAACAGTTTATTCTAAAGCTGGTCCGGTAGATGCATTAATTTCTGCTAATTTTGTGACTGAACGTGATTATAAAGACGGTAATGGCTATAAAGTAAAAAATAGTGCATTAGGACAGCGTGGCTTATTAGCTAAACTTGGTTTTGATGTCAATGAAAACCACAGAATCGAAGTCAGTCATCGTCAAGAACGTCATTATGGTGTTCGTGCCCTTCGTGAAGAGTTTGATTTTGCGCAAGACAATAATGAGGCAAATAATGCTCCTCGCTATCGTATAACACAAAATGATACGACAAATTTAGAATGGAATGGTACGAACATGGGCTTTGTAACAAATGCTAAAGCTAATGTATATCATTCTATGATCAATCGTAAAGAACCGAGTGAAAATTCAAAAACACGCTTAATTGCTAATGGGGCAAACTTAAATTTAGAAAGTGCAATCGGTCAATCTCATCTCGTTAAATACGGCCTCAATTATCGTGATCAAGAAGGTAAACCTAATTCGCTCACCGTACAAAACGGTGTTCAAATGAAAACTCAAAAGAAACGTGATGTCGGTGTTTATACAGAAGGTATCTGGGGTTTAGGTGCTTTTACTTTAACAACCGGATTACGTTATGATCACTTTGATTTCCGAGCAATGAATGGCAAAAAATCGCATAAGGGAAGTGTAAATCCGAGTGTTGGTTTAATTTATGAAGTGAATAATGATCTAAGTTTTAATGCAAGCTTAAACTATGCAACACGAAGCCCTCGTTTCCATGAAGTAATGCTATCGTCAGGTTCAACTCGAGGTAAGACAGCGGTTTACTCAATAGCATCAAATATTAAACCAGAAAAATCCCGTAATGCAGAAGTGGGTTTCAATTACAAATTAGCCGATAATTTCTCGTTAAATGGAAGCTATTTCTGGCAAACGGTAAAAGATACTCACGCATTTACACTTATTCGTCCTGGTTTTTACGAAATCCAAAATGCAGGCAAGCTAAGAAACCACGGATATGAAGTCGGTGCAGCTTACAAATATGAAGGTTTAACATTACGTGCAGGTGTAGCTTATAGTAAACCTGAATTAGATGGCAGAACAGTAGATAGTACCGTGACAGCTATTCCGATTGGACGTACTTGGACAACAGGCGTATCTTATCGCTTTACTCAACCTAATATTGAAATTGGCTGGAAAGGTCGCTTTGTACAACATACCAGTTATGACTCAACGACGAATAATCGTGGCGGTGGTGCAACAACCACTAAACGCCCTGGATATGGGGTAAGTGATTTCTATATTACATGGAAACCGGTTGAAAATATTAATGTGAATCTTGCTCTAGATAATGCGTTTAACAAGTATTATCGAAGCCATAGCCAACGTGCAGGGGTATCAACATTACCTGAGCCAGGTCGAGACATTCGTTTAAATGTCAATTATACGTTTTAA
- a CDS encoding 7-cyano-7-deazaguanine/7-aminomethyl-7-deazaguanine transporter, which translates to MKINTLIFNDQQKRFALILLSLFHIFIITASNYFVQIPFEINLKLTALGFADDFSFHSTWGTLTFPFIFLATDLTVRVFGAKEARWIIFIVMLPALIVSYIVSVVFSNGQYQGLGALSEFNMFVFRIALASFCAYVFGQLLDVLVFNRLRQLKTWWIAPSSSMTFGSLADTFMFFAVAFYQSSDPFMAEHWFSLGFVDYLFKLFVGIILFVPAYGVVLGMILRKLQSLTNSQYELKI; encoded by the coding sequence ATGAAAATTAATACTCTGATCTTCAATGATCAACAAAAACGTTTTGCTTTAATTTTATTAAGCTTGTTTCATATCTTCATCATCACAGCCAGTAATTATTTCGTTCAAATTCCCTTTGAAATCAATTTAAAATTGACCGCACTTGGTTTTGCTGATGATTTCTCATTCCACAGCACATGGGGCACACTCACTTTTCCATTCATTTTCTTAGCCACTGATTTAACGGTGCGTGTATTTGGGGCGAAAGAAGCACGTTGGATCATCTTTATCGTGATGCTCCCTGCGCTTATCGTGAGTTACATTGTTTCGGTTGTTTTTTCTAATGGACAATATCAAGGCTTAGGTGCATTAAGTGAATTCAATATGTTTGTTTTCCGTATTGCCCTTGCTAGCTTCTGTGCTTATGTATTCGGACAATTATTAGATGTGTTAGTTTTCAATCGCTTACGCCAATTAAAAACGTGGTGGATTGCCCCGAGTAGTTCAATGACATTTGGCTCTCTTGCTGATACTTTTATGTTCTTTGCTGTAGCGTTTTATCAAAGCAGCGATCCTTTCATGGCAGAGCATTGGTTTAGCCTTGGATTTGTCGATTATTTATTTAAATTATTTGTTGGCATTATCTTATTTGTACCCGCTTATGGCGTGGTGCTTGGTATGATTTTGCGTAAGCTTCAATCACTGACAAATTCTCAATATGAATTGAAAATATAA
- a CDS encoding multicopper oxidase domain-containing protein, whose protein sequence is MLRLSRRQLLKTTAISTALATTPQSVLAASREKLTIPPLMEAKRGRPIILNMEETGYKLDGSHNVSVWGFNGNYLGPTIRIKSGSFAKLNYHNNLPQSIALSIQGLQASGELFGGAAKVLKKGESWAPIIPIDQPAATCWYRSATLANSAYQTYRGIVGMWLIEDEQSLKSQLPHKYGVDDIPLILQDMEFNGNGLQLFKQNQPHFVGNRLLVNGQEAPYLDVPRGWVRLRLLNASLARAYDLRLDNEQDMLLVSRDLGFLPQGKAINSLILAPGERAEVLVNLSEGEGVSLISGAKRGFFDKVKNVFSSSNDFADNTVLELRPQGDISAFSKKMNEQFNTDAMAMLESKIAQERTFELDVTNGLINKQRFDPRRVDISAKVGTVERWIINSSLPVGFTIQGAKFVIKSQDDVNVDVSELAWKDTVWVKKKVQILVKFEQPSSNSHPFLFGASNLMLADMGCLGIILVQ, encoded by the coding sequence ATGTTGCGTCTTTCTCGTCGCCAATTATTAAAAACTACTGCAATTTCAACCGCACTTGCTACCACACCTCAATCAGTATTAGCGGCATCTCGTGAAAAATTAACCATTCCGCCATTGATGGAAGCGAAACGTGGCCGCCCAATTATTCTTAATATGGAAGAAACCGGCTACAAATTAGATGGCTCCCATAATGTCAGTGTATGGGGCTTTAACGGCAATTATCTTGGGCCCACTATTCGCATCAAATCGGGTTCTTTTGCAAAACTCAATTATCACAACAATTTGCCACAAAGTATTGCTCTCTCTATTCAGGGATTACAAGCTAGTGGCGAATTATTTGGTGGCGCGGCAAAAGTCCTCAAAAAAGGGGAATCTTGGGCACCAATTATCCCTATAGACCAACCTGCCGCGACTTGCTGGTATCGTTCTGCGACCTTGGCTAACTCGGCTTATCAAACCTATCGCGGCATTGTGGGAATGTGGTTGATTGAAGATGAGCAAAGCCTAAAATCACAACTTCCTCATAAATATGGCGTGGACGATATTCCATTAATCTTACAAGACATGGAATTTAACGGCAACGGATTACAATTATTTAAGCAAAATCAACCGCACTTTGTCGGTAATCGTCTTCTCGTTAATGGACAGGAAGCGCCTTATCTTGACGTCCCTCGTGGCTGGGTGCGTTTGCGTTTGCTCAATGCGTCATTAGCAAGAGCCTATGATCTGCGTTTAGATAATGAGCAAGATATGTTGCTCGTTTCGCGAGACCTAGGCTTTTTACCACAAGGTAAAGCAATTAATTCTCTCATTCTTGCACCAGGTGAACGTGCTGAAGTATTAGTCAATTTAAGCGAAGGAGAAGGTGTATCGCTCATCTCTGGGGCTAAACGTGGTTTCTTCGACAAAGTCAAAAATGTGTTCAGCTCAAGCAATGATTTTGCAGATAACACCGTTTTAGAACTTCGCCCACAAGGTGACATTTCAGCATTCAGTAAAAAGATGAATGAGCAATTTAATACTGATGCCATGGCTATGCTCGAAAGTAAAATCGCCCAAGAACGCACCTTTGAATTGGATGTCACGAATGGCTTAATCAACAAACAACGCTTCGATCCGCGTCGTGTTGATATTTCGGCTAAAGTTGGTACTGTCGAACGTTGGATCATCAACAGCTCTCTGCCTGTCGGCTTTACCATTCAAGGCGCTAAATTTGTTATTAAAAGCCAAGATGACGTCAACGTCGATGTGTCGGAGCTTGCCTGGAAAGACACAGTTTGGGTGAAAAAGAAAGTACAAATTTTAGTAAAATTTGAACAACCATCATCAAATAGCCATCCTTTCTTATTCGGTGCATCAAATTTGATGCTAGCAGATATGGGTTGCCTTGGTATCATACTTGTTCAATGA
- a CDS encoding 1-acylglycerol-3-phosphate O-acyltransferase has translation MLKIARILIVALCCILICVLGTIYSFIRFKNPSNVGIMARWFGRLYPLFGLEVEHRFPQNKENMPRCIYIGNHQNNFDMVTISYMVLPRTVSVGKKSLIWIPFFGILYWVTGNIFLDRENRSKAHSTMTELARRINKDNLSIWMFPEGTRSRGRGLLPFKTGAFHAAIAAGVPIVPVVCSTTHNKIDLNRWDNGKVICEMMDPIDVSSYTKDNVRELATYCHDLMEKRIAELDAEIAQGK, from the coding sequence ATGTTAAAAATCGCCAGAATTCTCATCGTTGCACTTTGTTGTATTTTAATTTGTGTGCTCGGTACGATCTATTCCTTTATTCGTTTCAAAAATCCAAGCAATGTGGGTATTATGGCTCGCTGGTTTGGCCGCTTATACCCTTTATTTGGCTTAGAAGTAGAACACCGTTTTCCACAAAATAAAGAGAATATGCCGCGTTGTATTTATATCGGTAACCACCAAAATAATTTTGATATGGTGACCATCTCTTACATGGTATTACCTCGCACGGTGAGTGTAGGTAAAAAAAGCCTGATTTGGATTCCTTTCTTCGGCATTTTGTATTGGGTGACGGGCAATATTTTCTTAGATCGTGAAAATCGCTCTAAAGCACACAGCACGATGACAGAACTTGCTCGTCGTATCAATAAAGACAACCTGTCAATTTGGATGTTCCCTGAAGGCACTCGTAGCCGTGGTCGCGGCTTATTGCCATTCAAAACAGGGGCATTCCATGCAGCAATTGCAGCTGGCGTACCAATTGTCCCCGTTGTGTGTTCAACTACACATAATAAAATAGATTTAAATCGTTGGGATAACGGTAAAGTAATTTGTGAAATGATGGATCCGATTGACGTGTCATCCTACACAAAAGACAATGTCCGCGAACTTGCTACTTACTGCCACGATTTGATGGAAAAACGCATCGCAGAACTCGATGCTGAAATTGCACAAGGAAAATAA
- the lpxH gene encoding UDP-2,3-diacylglucosamine diphosphatase, whose product MKPIYFIADLHLSETHPELTALFNDFMQNKAQEAQAVYILGDLFDFWIGDDETSPLISQVKQQLKKLTEKGIACYFIHGNRDFLVGKKFAQDCGLTLLPDYHCVDLYGVKTLICHGDTLCIDDVKYQQFRRKVHQKWRQRLFLCLPLKVRLKIAEKIRAKSKEDKQYKSLDIMDVNLVFTVQTVKAFGVERLIHGHTHREAIHQEKAYTRIVLGDWRKDYASILEVTENGYRFI is encoded by the coding sequence ATGAAACCCATTTATTTTATTGCAGATCTTCATTTGAGCGAAACGCATCCAGAATTAACCGCACTTTTTAACGATTTTATGCAAAACAAAGCACAAGAAGCCCAAGCGGTTTATATTTTGGGGGATCTTTTTGATTTTTGGATTGGTGATGATGAGACCTCACCTTTAATTTCACAAGTCAAACAGCAGCTTAAAAAACTGACAGAAAAGGGCATTGCTTGTTATTTTATTCATGGCAATCGAGATTTTCTCGTCGGGAAAAAATTTGCACAAGATTGTGGTTTAACGTTATTGCCAGACTATCATTGCGTTGATCTTTATGGTGTGAAAACCTTAATTTGTCATGGTGATACCTTATGTATTGATGATGTGAAGTATCAGCAATTTCGCCGAAAAGTGCATCAAAAATGGCGACAAAGATTGTTTTTATGTTTGCCATTAAAAGTGCGGTTAAAAATTGCAGAGAAAATTCGTGCGAAGAGCAAAGAAGATAAGCAGTATAAGTCGCTGGATATCATGGATGTGAATTTAGTGTTTACGGTACAAACAGTGAAAGCATTTGGTGTTGAGCGGTTAATTCACGGTCATACGCATCGAGAGGCCATTCATCAGGAAAAAGCGTACACGCGAATAGTGTTAGGCGATTGGCGAAAGGATTATGCCTCCATTTTGGAAGTAACAGAAAACGGTTATCGGTTTATTTAA
- the glmS gene encoding glutamine--fructose-6-phosphate transaminase (isomerizing) produces the protein MCGIVGAVAQRDVAEILINGLHRLEYRGYDSAGVAVVDPNHELHRVRCLGKVKALDEAVAVKPLIGGTGIAHTRWATHGEPSEANAHPHTSGNFAVVHNGIIENHEELRELLKSRGYVFNSQTDTEVIAHLVEWEMRSASTLLEAIQKTVKQLTGAYGMVVLDREHPEHLVAARSGSPLVIGLGIGENFLASDQLALLSVTRRFIYLEEGDIAEITRRTVDIYDANGQKVEREVHESNLENDAAEKGKFRHFMQKEIYEQPNALINTMEGRILHNNVIVDAIGNGASEILEKVEHIQIVACGTSYNAGMTARYWFEALAGVSCDVEIASEFRYRKFVTRPNSLLVTISQSGETADTLAALRLAKEKGYMAALTICNVSSSSLVRESDLAFMTRAGVEVGVASTKAFTTQLAALLMLVTAIGKVKGNISNEKEVEIVKALQSLPAEIEKALAFDKDIEVLAEDFAEKNHALFLGRGEFYPIAVEASLKLKEISYIHAEAYAAGELKHGPLALIDADMPVIVVAPNNELLEKVKSNIEEVRARGGQLYVFADKEAGFTPSEGMKIITMPKVNEIIAPIFYTVPMQLLSYHVALIKGTDVDQPRNLAKSVTVE, from the coding sequence ATGTGTGGTATTGTTGGTGCGGTAGCACAACGTGATGTAGCAGAAATTTTAATTAATGGTTTACACCGCTTAGAGTATCGTGGTTATGACTCTGCGGGTGTTGCTGTCGTGGATCCAAACCATGAATTACACCGCGTGCGCTGCTTAGGTAAAGTAAAAGCTCTTGATGAAGCAGTTGCAGTAAAACCATTAATCGGTGGTACAGGGATTGCGCACACACGTTGGGCAACTCATGGTGAACCATCTGAAGCCAATGCTCACCCACATACTTCGGGTAACTTTGCTGTCGTACATAATGGCATCATCGAAAATCATGAAGAATTACGTGAATTGCTTAAATCTCGTGGTTATGTGTTCAATTCTCAAACCGATACAGAAGTGATCGCTCACCTAGTTGAATGGGAAATGCGTTCAGCCTCTACTCTGCTTGAAGCCATACAAAAAACCGTAAAACAACTTACCGGTGCATACGGTATGGTGGTATTAGATCGCGAACATCCAGAACATTTAGTGGCTGCGCGTTCAGGCAGTCCATTAGTAATTGGTTTAGGGATTGGTGAAAATTTCCTGGCATCTGACCAACTCGCGTTATTAAGCGTAACTCGTCGTTTCATTTATTTAGAAGAAGGCGACATTGCCGAAATTACACGTCGTACCGTGGATATTTACGATGCGAATGGTCAAAAAGTAGAACGTGAAGTACACGAATCCAACCTTGAAAATGATGCCGCAGAAAAAGGCAAATTCCGCCATTTCATGCAAAAAGAAATCTATGAGCAACCAAATGCATTAATCAATACCATGGAAGGTCGTATCCTTCACAATAACGTGATTGTGGATGCTATCGGTAATGGCGCATCAGAAATTTTAGAAAAAGTTGAACACATTCAAATTGTGGCTTGTGGTACCTCTTATAATGCAGGGATGACCGCTCGTTACTGGTTTGAAGCACTTGCTGGCGTGAGCTGTGATGTCGAAATCGCGTCTGAATTCCGCTATCGCAAATTTGTCACTCGCCCAAATAGCTTGTTAGTGACCATCTCTCAATCAGGTGAAACAGCGGATACTCTTGCCGCACTTCGCTTGGCAAAAGAAAAAGGTTACATGGCTGCCTTAACGATCTGTAACGTATCAAGTTCATCTTTAGTACGTGAATCTGATCTTGCATTCATGACTCGTGCAGGCGTAGAAGTCGGTGTGGCATCAACCAAAGCATTTACCACTCAATTAGCCGCATTATTAATGTTAGTGACTGCAATTGGTAAAGTAAAAGGCAATATCTCAAACGAAAAAGAAGTGGAAATTGTAAAAGCGTTACAATCACTGCCTGCTGAAATTGAAAAAGCGCTTGCCTTTGATAAAGATATCGAAGTATTAGCTGAAGACTTTGCCGAGAAAAATCATGCGCTTTTCCTAGGTCGTGGTGAGTTCTACCCTATCGCGGTGGAAGCTTCATTGAAGTTAAAAGAAATTTCTTATATCCATGCTGAAGCTTATGCAGCGGGTGAATTAAAACACGGTCCATTAGCGTTAATCGATGCGGATATGCCGGTTATCGTGGTGGCACCAAACAATGAATTGCTTGAAAAAGTGAAATCAAACATTGAAGAGGTACGTGCGCGTGGTGGTCAGCTTTATGTGTTCGCAGATAAAGAAGCAGGCTTCACACCAAGTGAAGGCATGAAAATAATCACTATGCCAAAAGTGAATGAAATTATTGCACCAATTTTCTACACCGTTCCAATGCAATTATTGTCATACCATGTGGCATTAATTAAAGGAACCGACGTGGATCAACCTCGTAACTTAGCGAAATCGGTAACCGTAGAATAA
- a CDS encoding DeoR/GlpR family DNA-binding transcription regulator: MKRNIQHRNTQQRRHAIMQLLQEQGEVSVEQLVQLFDTSEVTIRKDLTALESNGFLLRKYGGAILMPQEIIEEEQDNELSQRKLVLAKAAAERIRDHNRIIVDSGSTTAALIKQLNRKQGLVVMTNSLSVATELRSLENEPTLLMTGGTWDMRSESFQGKIAEQVLRSYDFDQLFIGADGIDLERGTTTFNELVRLSQVMAEVSREVIVMVESQKIGRKMPNVELTWQQIDVLITDNKLSQADKDAIMAQGVEVICVDVA, translated from the coding sequence ATGAAACGAAATATTCAACACCGAAATACCCAACAACGCAGACATGCCATTATGCAACTGCTACAAGAACAAGGTGAAGTCAGTGTAGAACAGCTAGTACAGTTATTTGACACCTCTGAAGTGACAATTCGAAAAGATCTCACTGCATTGGAAAGTAATGGTTTTCTTCTTCGTAAATACGGTGGTGCTATTTTAATGCCACAAGAAATCATCGAAGAAGAACAAGATAATGAACTTTCGCAACGAAAGTTAGTCTTAGCAAAGGCAGCTGCAGAACGTATTCGTGATCACAATCGCATTATTGTGGATAGTGGCAGTACAACCGCCGCATTGATTAAACAACTTAATCGCAAGCAAGGATTAGTTGTGATGACAAATTCGCTTTCGGTGGCAACCGAATTACGCTCACTCGAAAATGAACCGACGCTCTTAATGACGGGAGGTACTTGGGATATGCGTTCTGAATCCTTCCAAGGCAAGATTGCCGAACAAGTGCTACGTTCTTATGATTTTGACCAATTATTCATTGGAGCCGATGGCATTGATTTAGAACGAGGGACAACAACATTCAATGAGTTAGTTCGCTTAAGCCAAGTGATGGCTGAAGTATCTCGTGAAGTGATTGTGATGGTGGAATCACAAAAAATTGGCAGAAAAATGCCAAATGTGGAATTAACCTGGCAGCAAATTGATGTACTGATTACCGATAACAAATTATCTCAGGCCGACAAAGACGCCATAATGGCACAAGGCGTAGAAGTAATTTGTGTAGATGTGGCATAA
- a CDS encoding HU family DNA-binding protein: MNKTDLIDAIASAAELNKKQAKAALEATLDAITNSLKEGESVQLIGFGTFKVNQRAARTGRNPQTGAEIQIAASKVPAFVSGKALKDAIK; this comes from the coding sequence ATGAACAAAACAGATTTAATTGATGCGATTGCAAGTGCAGCTGAATTAAACAAAAAACAAGCTAAAGCTGCATTAGAAGCAACTTTAGACGCTATCACCAACAGCCTTAAAGAAGGTGAATCGGTACAATTAATTGGTTTCGGTACATTCAAAGTTAACCAACGTGCAGCACGTACTGGCCGTAATCCACAAACAGGTGCAGAAATCCAAATCGCCGCATCGAAAGTACCTGCTTTCGTATCTGGTAAAGCATTAAAAGACGCAATTAAATAA
- a CDS encoding YjaG family protein: MRNPIHKRLENVESWQHLTFMACLCERMAPNFTLFCQMTEQEQAEKTYHNILNLVWEFLTVKGAKINFENQLEKLEEIIPDVNNYDFFGVVPALDACEALGELLHAIIAGETLEKAIQISQISLGTVCSLLETQENRDLSESELKSREEIEEELDLQWQIYRLLKDCEKRDVDLILSLRNEIKQEGISNIGIKIEQ; this comes from the coding sequence ATGCGAAACCCAATTCACAAGCGTCTCGAAAATGTTGAAAGCTGGCAACATCTGACCTTTATGGCCTGCTTATGCGAACGTATGGCGCCGAATTTTACCTTGTTTTGTCAAATGACCGAACAGGAACAAGCAGAAAAGACCTATCACAACATTTTAAATTTAGTGTGGGAATTTCTAACCGTTAAAGGGGCGAAAATCAATTTCGAAAACCAATTGGAGAAGCTCGAAGAGATTATTCCTGATGTGAATAATTATGACTTCTTTGGTGTGGTACCCGCTCTCGATGCTTGTGAAGCGTTAGGTGAATTATTGCATGCCATTATCGCAGGTGAAACACTCGAAAAAGCGATTCAAATCAGCCAAATTTCGTTAGGTACGGTTTGTTCTTTGTTAGAAACACAAGAAAATCGAGATCTTTCTGAGAGCGAACTAAAAAGCCGTGAAGAAATTGAAGAGGAACTTGACCTTCAATGGCAAATCTATCGTTTACTCAAAGACTGTGAAAAACGTGATGTTGACTTGATTTTATCCCTCCGGAACGAGATCAAACAGGAGGGAATCTCCAATATTGGTATAAAAATTGAGCAATAA